A single genomic interval of Piliocolobus tephrosceles isolate RC106 chromosome 7, ASM277652v3, whole genome shotgun sequence harbors:
- the LY6D gene encoding lymphocyte antigen 6D translates to MPLAGGLPTPAQPVPIRPPQCRGPHCSPMTPEMRTVLLLLAILAMATEPALALRCHVCTNSSNCKQPQVCPAGSRFCKTTNTVEPLRGNLVKKDCAESCTPSYTLQGQVSSGTGSIQCCQEDLCNEKLHNAAPTRTTFAHSALSLGLALGLLALILAPSL, encoded by the exons ATGCCGCTGGCTGGCGGACTGCCCACCCCCGCCCAGCCCGTGCCTATAAGGCCTCCGCAGTGCAGGGGCCCCCACTGCTCCCCGATGACACCAGAGATGAGGACAGTCCTGCTGCTCCTCGCCATCCTGGCCATGGCTACGGAGCCAG CCCTTGCCCTGCGCTGCCACGTGTGCACCAACTCCAGCAACTGCAAGCAGCCTCAGGTCTGCCCGGCTGGCTCTCGCTTCTGCAAGACCACGAACACAG TGGAGCCTCTGAGGGGGAATCTGGTGAAGAAGGACTGTGCGGAGTCGTGCACACCCAGCTACACCCTGCAAGGCCAGGTCAGCAGTGGCACCGGCTCCATCCAGTGCTGCCAGGAGGACCTGTGCAATGAGAAGCTGCACAATGCTGCACCCACCCGCACCACCTTCGCCCACAGTGCCCTCAGCCTGGGGCTGGCCCTGGGCCTCCTGGCCCTCATCTTAGCCCCCAGCCTGTGA